A single genomic interval of Zunongwangia sp. HGR-M22 harbors:
- a CDS encoding SDR family oxidoreductase, translating to MNFENKNVVITGGSTGIGFSTAKAFIKNGANVWITGRNAANLQKASSTINSSKLTTVVSDTSNLAGIEVLQKAIEEHNINIDVLYLNAGTAVFSSIDQVTEADFDAQFNTNVKGSFFTLQKLLPNIKNGGSVLFTSSTVATAAQLGSTVYSATKGALNKIAQVASNELAERKIRVNIVSPGPIQTEGLDSVMPSEDAKDYLASVTALKRIGNADEVANTVLFLASEEASFIMGTELIVDGGYTTYARK from the coding sequence CCACTGCAAAAGCCTTTATTAAAAACGGTGCCAATGTATGGATTACCGGAAGAAATGCTGCTAATCTTCAAAAAGCTTCTTCTACTATTAACAGCTCGAAACTGACAACAGTAGTTTCAGACACCTCTAATTTAGCAGGGATTGAAGTATTACAAAAAGCCATTGAGGAGCATAACATCAACATTGATGTTCTTTATTTAAATGCAGGAACAGCCGTTTTCAGCTCAATTGACCAGGTAACGGAAGCCGATTTTGACGCACAATTCAACACCAATGTAAAAGGAAGTTTTTTCACGTTGCAAAAATTGCTGCCCAATATTAAGAATGGAGGCTCTGTACTATTTACCTCATCAACAGTGGCAACAGCCGCTCAACTGGGGTCAACCGTTTATTCGGCTACCAAAGGAGCACTTAATAAAATTGCTCAGGTTGCCTCAAACGAGTTGGCAGAAAGAAAAATTAGGGTCAATATTGTTAGCCCCGGTCCTATCCAAACCGAAGGTCTTGACAGCGTAATGCCTAGTGAAGATGCTAAAGATTATCTGGCTTCGGTAACGGCATTAAAAAGAATAGGAAACGCTGATGAAGTTGCGAATACGGTGTTGTTCCTGGCTTCTGAGGAGGCTAGTTTTATTATGGGAACTGAATTAATAGTGGACGGTGGCTATACCACGTATGCCCGAAAATAA